A window from Populus trichocarpa isolate Nisqually-1 chromosome 3, P.trichocarpa_v4.1, whole genome shotgun sequence encodes these proteins:
- the LOC7461340 gene encoding E3 ubiquitin-protein ligase SIRP1 isoform X2, with amino-acid sequence MFVGEGGEGGQTMAARYWCHMCSQMVNPIMGVEIKCPFCQNGFIEDMIDSTGDNQVPDSEFGSDRALSLWAPVLLGMVGNSHRRRRLRRVEYEEDEDGNDDGEANHAGEPEFEREIESFMRRRRRSRRNSATILQLLQGIRAGILVSESENLEGDRDRDRVRDMNRERERVILINPFNQSIIVQGSYDSNNVQNQNQNAIGSLGDYVIGPGLDLLLQHLAENDPNRYGTPPAQKEAIEALPTVTVKEPLQCSVCLDDFEIGAEAREMPCKHKFHSGCILPWLELHSSCPVCRHQLPADESKLDSERSRNTFDQRDSESTNSESNISNGINVEEGDGEGRSGNGRRFSFPWPFNSLFSSSSGSQSGGSHPSSTASSSNAPGSASQTDEN; translated from the coding sequence atgTTTGTTGGTGAAGGAGGGGAGGGGGGACAAACAATGGCTGCACGCTACTGGTGCCATATGTGCTCTCAAATGGTAAATCCCATCATGGGAGTTGAGATCAAATGCCCTTTTTGCCAAAATGGTTTCATTGAAGATATGATTGATAGCACTGGGGATAATCAGGTCCCTGACTCTGAATTTGGATCTGATCGTGCCCTCTCCCTTTGGGCCCCAGTCTTGCTTGGCATGGTGGGAAATTCCCATCGTCGTAGAAGGCTTAGAAGGGTGGAGTATGAAGAAGATGAGGACGGCAATGATGATGGTGAAGCAAACCATGCAGGAGAACCTGAATTTGAGCGTGAAATAGAATCATtcatgaggaggaggaggaggagcagaaGAAACTCGGCTACAATATTGCAATTGCTTCAAGGAATTCGTGCTGGAATTTTGGTATCTGAATCCGAGAACTTGGAAGGAGATAGGGATAGGGATAGGGTTAGGGATATGAACAGGGAAAGAGAGCGTGTCATTTTGATCAATCCATTTAATCAAAGTATCATTGTTCAGGGTTCTTATGATTCAAACAATGTTCAAAACCAGAATCAAAATGCAATTGGGTCATTAGGTGATTATGTCATTGGACCTGGCTTGGATTTGTTATTGCAGCACTTGGCAGAGAATGATCCTAATAGATATGGAACTCCACCAGCTCAAAAGGAAGCCATTGAGGCATTGCCTACTGTAACTGTTAAGGAGCCTTTGCAGTGTTCGGTGTGCTTGGATGATTTTGAGATTGGTGCCGAGGCAAGGGAAATGCCATGTAAGCACAAGTTTCATAGTGGGTGTATATTGCCATGGCTGGAGCTTCATAGTTCCTGTCCAGTTTGCAGGCATCAGTTGCCTGCTGACGAGTCCAAGCTTGATTCTGAGAGATCTAGAAATACCTTTGATCAGAGGGACAGTGAAAGCACTAACAGTGAAAGTAATATTAGTAATGGAATTAATGTTGAAGAGGGAGATGGGGAAGGAAGAAGTGGAAATGGGAGAAGGTTTTCCTTTCCATGGCCTTTCAATAGCTTGTTTTCATCTTCATCTGGTTCTCAATCTGGTGGAAGCCATCCATCCTCAACAGCATCCTCCTCAAATGCACCAGGAAGTGCTTCTCAAACAGATGAGAATTGA
- the LOC7461340 gene encoding E3 ubiquitin-protein ligase SIRP1 isoform X1 has protein sequence MLIWFLLVFDVLMYCFDCGKDNKRIVVVVVMFVGEGGEGGQTMAARYWCHMCSQMVNPIMGVEIKCPFCQNGFIEDMIDSTGDNQVPDSEFGSDRALSLWAPVLLGMVGNSHRRRRLRRVEYEEDEDGNDDGEANHAGEPEFEREIESFMRRRRRSRRNSATILQLLQGIRAGILVSESENLEGDRDRDRVRDMNRERERVILINPFNQSIIVQGSYDSNNVQNQNQNAIGSLGDYVIGPGLDLLLQHLAENDPNRYGTPPAQKEAIEALPTVTVKEPLQCSVCLDDFEIGAEAREMPCKHKFHSGCILPWLELHSSCPVCRHQLPADESKLDSERSRNTFDQRDSESTNSESNISNGINVEEGDGEGRSGNGRRFSFPWPFNSLFSSSSGSQSGGSHPSSTASSSNAPGSASQTDEN, from the coding sequence ATGCTGATTTGGTTCTTGCTTGTATTTGATGTATTAATGTACTGCTTTGATTGTGGCAAGGACAACAAGAGGAtagttgtggttgtggttatgTTTGTTGGTGAAGGAGGGGAGGGGGGACAAACAATGGCTGCACGCTACTGGTGCCATATGTGCTCTCAAATGGTAAATCCCATCATGGGAGTTGAGATCAAATGCCCTTTTTGCCAAAATGGTTTCATTGAAGATATGATTGATAGCACTGGGGATAATCAGGTCCCTGACTCTGAATTTGGATCTGATCGTGCCCTCTCCCTTTGGGCCCCAGTCTTGCTTGGCATGGTGGGAAATTCCCATCGTCGTAGAAGGCTTAGAAGGGTGGAGTATGAAGAAGATGAGGACGGCAATGATGATGGTGAAGCAAACCATGCAGGAGAACCTGAATTTGAGCGTGAAATAGAATCATtcatgaggaggaggaggaggagcagaaGAAACTCGGCTACAATATTGCAATTGCTTCAAGGAATTCGTGCTGGAATTTTGGTATCTGAATCCGAGAACTTGGAAGGAGATAGGGATAGGGATAGGGTTAGGGATATGAACAGGGAAAGAGAGCGTGTCATTTTGATCAATCCATTTAATCAAAGTATCATTGTTCAGGGTTCTTATGATTCAAACAATGTTCAAAACCAGAATCAAAATGCAATTGGGTCATTAGGTGATTATGTCATTGGACCTGGCTTGGATTTGTTATTGCAGCACTTGGCAGAGAATGATCCTAATAGATATGGAACTCCACCAGCTCAAAAGGAAGCCATTGAGGCATTGCCTACTGTAACTGTTAAGGAGCCTTTGCAGTGTTCGGTGTGCTTGGATGATTTTGAGATTGGTGCCGAGGCAAGGGAAATGCCATGTAAGCACAAGTTTCATAGTGGGTGTATATTGCCATGGCTGGAGCTTCATAGTTCCTGTCCAGTTTGCAGGCATCAGTTGCCTGCTGACGAGTCCAAGCTTGATTCTGAGAGATCTAGAAATACCTTTGATCAGAGGGACAGTGAAAGCACTAACAGTGAAAGTAATATTAGTAATGGAATTAATGTTGAAGAGGGAGATGGGGAAGGAAGAAGTGGAAATGGGAGAAGGTTTTCCTTTCCATGGCCTTTCAATAGCTTGTTTTCATCTTCATCTGGTTCTCAATCTGGTGGAAGCCATCCATCCTCAACAGCATCCTCCTCAAATGCACCAGGAAGTGCTTCTCAAACAGATGAGAATTGA
- the LOC7461339 gene encoding uncharacterized protein LOC7461339 codes for MWYCNGCPHFFKDRFHAWLRDYDSLQYLALFLIYLQIGCSLIGSLGALYNGILLLNLAISLFALVAIESSSQRLCRTYAFLLFSSILLDIAWFILFSHPIWNISSDKYGMFFVFSVKLTLAMQIVGFTVRLPSSLLWIQIYRLGVPYIDSTATREADFDLSSSFFSPATPATLGRECSDSDVVSGGSIYDPAYYSSLFEDGQYSRRLRQDKNSGICDDGSTSSAEASQVKVTTRRAFEAVWM; via the exons ATGTGGTATTGTAATGGCTGTCCTCATTTCTTCAAAGATCGATTTCACGCCTGGCTTCGCGATTACGACTCTCTCCAATATTTAGCCCTCTTTCTCATTTACCTTCAg ATTGGTTGCTCTTTGATCGGATCCCTTGGAGCTTTGTACAACGGAATCTTGCTCCTTaatttggccatctctttgttcGCTCTCGTCGCCATTGAGAGCAGCAGTCAGCGCCTTTGCCGTACCTACGCTTTCCTCCTCTTCTCCTCTATTCTCCTCGACATTGCCTGGTTCATCCTCTTCTCTCACCCCATCTG GAACATTTCCTCTGACAAGTATGGAATGTTCTTCGTCTTTTCAGTGAAACTCACTCTGGCAATGCAAATCGTTGGTTTTACAGTGAGGTTGCCATCCTCATTGTTATGGATTCAAATCTACAGATTGGGGGTTCCTTATATAGATAGTACAGCTACTCGAGAAGCAGATTTTGATTTAAGTAGTAGTTTTTTCAGTCCAGCAACTCCTGCTACTCTAGGTAGAGAATGCTCAGATTCTGATGTTGTTTCAGGTGGTTCCATTTACGATCCAGCTTATTATTCGTCTCTTTTCGAAGATGGACAGTACAGCAGACGTCTCCGTCAG GATAAAAACTCTGGAATCTGTGACGATGGATCTACTTCTAGTGCCGAAGCTTCTCAGGTGAAGGTGACCACACGCAGAGCTTTTGAAGCTGTGTGGATGTAG
- the LOC7461341 gene encoding pyruvate kinase, cytosolic isozyme: protein MMISNGAEASAAAGVMEKRPNTKIVCTLGPASRSVPVIEKLLKAGMNVARFNFSHGSHDYHQETLDNLMAAMVNTGILCAVMLDTKGPEIRTGFLKDGKPIQLNQGQEITISTDYSLKGDENMICMSYKKLAEDVQPGMVILCADGTLSFTVLSCDTEAGLVRCRCENSAVLGERKNVNLPGVIVDLPTLTEKDKEDILSWGVPNKIDMIALSFVRKGSDLVEVRKLLGKHAKNILLMSKVENQEGVANFDDILANSDAFMVARGDLGMEIPIEKIFLAQKVMIYKCNIQGKPVVTATQMLESMIKAPRPTRAEATDVANAVLDGTDCVMLSGETAAGAYPELAVQTMAKICVEAESTLDYGDVFKRTTKHSPVPMSPLESLASSAVRTANSVKASLILVLTRGGSTAKLVAKYRPGMPILSVVVPEIQTDSFDWSCSDEAPARHSLIFRGLVPVLYAGSAKASHAETTEEALDFALQHAKGKGLCRTGDPVVALHRVGTASVIKIINVK, encoded by the exons atgatgatcAGCAACGGAGCAGAGgcatcagcagcagcaggagtTATGGAGAAGAGGCCAAATACTAAGATTGTTTGTACGCTGGGACCCGCATCAAGATCTGTCCCCGTGATCGAGAAACTCTTGAAGGCTGGCATGAACGTTGCTCGCTTCAACTTCTCTCATGGATCTCATGACTATCATCAAGAAACCCTTGATAATCTTATGGCCGCTATGGTCAATACTGGCATTCTCTGTGCTGTCATGCTCGACACCAag GGACCAGAGATTCGTACTGGGTTCCTGAAAGATGGGAAACCCATCCAGCTCAATCAGGGTCAAGAAATCACCATATCAACTGACTATAGCTTGAAGGGTGATGAGAATATGATTTGCATGAGCTACAAAAAGTTGGCCGAGGACGTGCAACCTGGAATGGTGATACTTTGTGCAGATGGAACATTATCATTTACAGTATTGTCGTGTGACACAGAAGCTGGTTTGGTTCGATGTCGCTGTGAAAATTCTGCTGTTCTTGGTGAGAGGAAAAATGTTAATCTCCCAGGAGTTATAGTGGATCTTCCAACCTTAACAGAGAAGGACAAGGAAGATATATTGTCTTGGGGAGTTCccaataaaattgacatgatTGCTTTATCTTTTGTTCGAAAAGGCTCAGACCTTGTGGAGGTCCGGAAGTTGCTTGGAAAGCATGCTAAGAACATCCTTCTCATGTCAAAG GTTGAAAATCAAGAAGGAGTGGCAaactttgatgatattttagcAAATTCAGATGCATTTATGGTGGCTCGCGGTGACCTTGGAATGGAAATCCCAATTGAAAAAATTTTCCTTGCACAGAAAGTGATGATCTACAAGTGCAACATTCAAGGAAAACCAGTTGTCACTGCAACACAGATGTTGGAGTCCATGATCAAGGCCCCGCGGCCAACTAGAGCAGAAGCCACTGATGTTGCCAACGCAGTTCTTGATGGTACTGACTGTGTGATGCTGAGTGGTGAAACAGCAGCTGGAGCTTATCCAGAACTTGCTGTTCAGACCATGGCCAAAATATGCGTAGAAGCTGAAAGCACGCTGGATTATGGAGATGTCTTTAAAAGAACTACGAAACACTCGCCAGTGCCCATGAGCCCATTAGAGAGTCTGGCCTCATCTGCTGTTAGAACAGCCAATTCAGTAAAAGCATCTCTTATATTGGTCTTAACAAGGGGAGGAAGCACTGCAAAACTGGTGGCAAAATACAGACCAGGCATGCCCATTTTGTCTGTCGTCGTCCCTGAGATTCAGACCGATTCCTTTGATTGGTCATGTAGTGATGAAGCTCCTGCAAGGCACAGCCTTATATTCCGTGGGTTGGTACCAGTTTTATATGCAGGATCTGCTAAAGCTTCTCATGCTGAGACAACTGAAGAAGCTTTGGATTTTGCCCTTCAACATGCCAAGGGGAAGGGTCTATGCAGGACTGGGGATCCTGTGGTAGCTCTGCATCGGGTTGGAACTGCATCTGTCATCAAGATCATAAATGTGAAGTGA